aattaaagtgaTTTCTGTTTTAATTGTAGTATCGGAAGCATGGGACACAATGGAGATTATGACACAGTTGAAGAAGTACAGGTTAAAAATTGTGTTTTCGGATCGACTTTAAACGGAGCACGTATTAAAACATGGCaggtaaataaaaataaaaactagacACAATTTATTTAGCTCAACGGTTGTTTTTAGTGCTGTAAACCATGACGATAATTTAAATAGTGCTTTGGTTGAAACCAAATTGAactgaaattttgaaaatatatagtatattttaaCCGAAAGCCAAACCGATATATTTTCTGATTCGATTTGGTTATTGTGATTCAATTTGTATAAAGATTTAACTATGTTTTAATTTCGAAACCTAATAGTTGGatcaataaataaaagtttaatgtCAAACTGAACACTTCAGTTTTATTATTcgatttggttcaatttttatacGACACAAACGATAatcatatttttgtttatttcaggGCGGATCAGGATTTGTGAGGAAAGTATCCTTTGAGAATATTACACTGATGAACACATCAAATCCTATTAATATAGACCAATTTTACTGCCCTCAAGGCAATTGTCCTAAACAGGTAACACAACAAAATTGTTGCTGGACGTATCTAAATATAGAACGCACAgtgaataattattaattttataaaattcaaaataaaattaaaatatgtaattaaagaatacagattaattttttttattttacctattttcatttttttttgataattggggagggggagcgcttgtgggaggaattgaacgcACGACCTTAACACTTTGtgtccagcgcttataccattcgagctacagctcgttggttattttcatatttttattctgACGTTTTTTCCGATTTCTTTTCTGAAGCAAAAGGCGGTAAAAGTGAGCGATATTACATTTTCGGGATTTAAAGGAAGTTCGTATACAGAGACAGCAATTAAGATAGAGTGCAGTGAGAGTGTAGGTTGCTCTAATATTGTGATGAATCAAATCAATATTGGCCCTTCATCTCGTGGCAAAAACGTTACCTCTGAATGCATTAACGCTCATGGAAATTTTGGAGCTACAAATCCTCAAGTTAATTGTTTTTCCAAAATTTAGTTTATAGTAATGACACATTTTTGGCTTAGAATTAGATAGATAATTGGCTACATTAAAATAGATTCAAAATTAGGTTGCAAGTTGTAACTATTGTATCATCTTTGcatctaataaaattaagtctTACTTTTATGTTCAATTCTCTCAAACCATGACATATATTCTTATATacagtaattaaaaaaattgtattccTAATCCTTGgatcaaaattaaaagaaccatgtaattttttttgggtTTATATTCACAATCAATTTCATTATTTAGATAGCATTTGTCTAAAAATGGAGTGAcataaaatctaaacgttttataaacggtctaatcatttaaaaacatCCCATAATTTTTACTTATCTATTTATAttcgaaacttttaaaatcatccattttaccctatttttgaatttttaataaaaaaaatggaatttttctacttaaaaaatgtttaaatatgtCCTTCATATAAACACATGGTCTAAATAAAcccttaacatttttaaaagaattaaaaactgAGACTAAATGTCAAATATAAAGgacatatttgaaaaaaaaaattaaatgaaaaaactccaaattaaaaaatgtatccAGTTGAAACTTCAAACTGgaaaataaggtaaaattgacTATATTGAAAGGTTGCTATATACACacaaaaaaagtagaaaatatGAAGTACTTTTCATTATTTCAGCCTTCTTAATTCTAAccaaaacatttaattttgcCGATATAAGCGGAATCATGTAAGCTATATAAAAGGTTTGTTGTTTAACATAATTGAAATCGATGGCATAATTAGATCCTCAAGTAGATAAAATTTGTTAATGAACACATAAAAAGGTTATTGAAGCAGAATCCACGAAAACAACATCAAATCATCACTTTAATTATCAAAACTCTAATTTATTTAGCATATAGTTTCAATAACTAATGCTTAGTACAATCCGTAGGCAAAAAAGATACACTTTTCTTCTCAAGATCATACCCAACCAAGAAATTCATCTGAGCCAAATTCCCAAAAATAGCAATATCATTCGACGGAATCATCGTAAAACAAACCAAATCTTCTTCCACTTTAGCAAACGTATTCACCGCCTGCAATTCCACATCCGCATTACTAAAATGAACAGTAATAACCGGAAGATCAATCTCTTTTTCATCTCTAAAACACATACTGAATTGCCCATGCGGATCGCTAACTCGTTCCGCTTTCACCGCTTCTTCAATCGCGGGTTCGAGTTCGCTGAAGAACTCGGAATCAAGAAACGTTAACGTCGTACCGGAGTCGATTATGATGTTGCCATTCACCACATTTCCGTTCCATAAGTTCGTGTATGGTAACGTTTTGTTTCCGACACTAATTGCTTCGAGTGTTAGGTAATAGTAAGTGTCAGGTTTTTTCGGAACCAGTGGAGTAGACACCAAGTTATCATCAGTACCTGATATTTTAATGTCGGTACCGAAACTGATCTTGCTTGTTgtgtttaaatttgatttttcggACGTTGGAATTAAACAGTACGAGAATTTTCTGCTTATTTTAGTACCTAATTGACTGATCAGCGACATCGAACCGCCTCCGAGACCGATTATACCGGAGCCTAACTCGTCGAATGTGCCGCCATTTTTAGTTCCACAACCGAATGCGATTTTTTGAGAATGGACCGGAGAGCCAAGGCCGAGTCGTTCAACGGCTAAGTGTCCGTCGGAGAAAGATTGATCGCCGTAAGAGTAAGTGTAACCACAGGTTCTGACAAATCCTCTGGCGTCGCATGATCGAGCTTGGCTGTCTAATTCATTGCAGAATTTCGTCCCGCAGATTACACTCCGATAACTCGTAGATTGCCTCGGATCGAAGATTGGAGAGTATGTCTGATTGTAACACATTTCACAAGGCTGACATTGGATCCAAATTAGATCACTGCCTGTGTCGGCAATTGCGAGCGTTTCGACGGGTGGAGTTCCAATTGATATTCTCATCAGGTATTCTCCTCCGCCTGGAACTATATCAGATTGGATCAGGGCGGGTTTGAAACGACTAGCACGCAAAATGGAACGATGAAACGAGTTCCGTAGACGATCAAAGCGAGTGTTTTTCGGGTTGTAAAGGGGAGAAACCGGAGAATCACGATGGATTAGATTGACAGAAAAACCTGCCGAACGTCTGGATTCCGCAAGCGAAAAAGCTGATAGTACTACTACTATGCTAACGAATAATGTTACGGAAACGAAAGCCGCCATTGTTTCGAGTTTGAGATGAAGAATATAGAACAAAATGTTGTGATTGAAGAGTGGAAACCTGCGATAGAATTTATAGGAAGAAGAGTGAAAAACGTAAAATGAAATTGGAAGGTCATGGGTTACATAATAATAACTGTTAATTCGTGGGGAGGGAAATGGAAGATTTATTAAAGAAAGTGATGATTACTTCAATTTGTAACTGTTATTGGTTTTCAGTAAACTTCAATTTTAGAGTCAAAGATAATTTGAAAAGACTAAGAATTGAATGTTTGATCATTTAAAAGATTGTTTATTATAGATTCACATGTATTTGGTTTGGAATTTTGATGGGGTAAAAATGTTGTGAATGAAATTAGGCTGCGTACAAATTTCAtgcattaatttaaatttttgcatAAGCTATTAATTTTACATAGATTTATAGAATTTTCCCATGCAACAAAATAGTAATACATTTCTGTGGATTGATTCAAGATGGACTCATGTTTATACTTTATAGTAATCTGAAAATTCGATATATGCAACACTTTtccaaattaaaatgataaaaagacTGGATCAGGATTATTATGTCACCTCTACTATTAATGATTCGTATTAGGATGTAATCGAGTCTAGTCAAGTCAAAATTATGTCAAATTTAAATTgatgctaaaatttaaattcaatctAATTTTACTTTACAATTTCAAGCTCTAATTAGatagaataattaaaaattgagaaCAAATCGATTAATTCGTGGTTAGTTGTTAGTGTTGGAGATATATTATGTTAAATCAACCTAAATTGGCTGTGCTAAAACTCAAATGCAAGACCTCACGATTGCATTTGGAGAACATAACCACTCGGGTTAGGTCTCACTGGCTAGCCTTTGAACAATTTCATTAGCATAGTAGTACGACCCAATGTGGCAAATTGCACAAACAAATACATGGGCTGTTTAGACATTTGAATCTTGATCAACCTAAAACAGAAATGCTTCAATTAGAAGAGAGAAAAAGCACAAAATAGTACCTAACTTAACTTCCACAGCCTAGCAGGCAGCAAGACTTATTCTTTACCATCCAAAATCATCTCTCCCTCTCTTTCTTAATTATCTCTCTGGTTCTGCCTCTTCCTGAGCCTCCTGCTTATTGGTGCAGATGGGTAAGGGGCCGCCACGGCCAGATATCGAGGTGGGGGCCTATGCCAAGcggccaccaccaccacctcctccaccCCTCCTTGAGAAATGGCGACCATGGCTGGTGCCACTCATATTTGCTGTTAACATAACAACGTTCGTTTACACAATGTACGTCAATGATTGCCCTGCAAATACCGGTGCCGATAAATGTCTTCTCTATGATCTTCTCGAAAGATTTTCATTCCAACCGTTGCAAGAAAACCCTGTCCTTGGACCTTCCGTTGTCACGTAAGATTTCTGAATTACTCAGATTATAACAGTTTACGTCAGATATCGAGTACATGTCAATTCTGTTTTGTCTTCACAGGCTGCAACATCTAGGAGCACTTGATCCGGTTTTAATTGTGAAGAATGGTGAAGCATGGCGTTTCTTTTCTTGCATATGGCTTCATGCTGGAGTTGTTCACCTAATTACAAATATGGCCAGCCTTCTATTTATAGGAATTCGACTTGAAGAGGAATTCGGATTTTGTAAGAACTTACCATTGTAGATTGTTGACACCAAAACTGCTGCTTTTATATGTCCAATCTCAATTGATACTCTATAACTCAATATGGCAGTGAGAATAGGATTGTTGTATGTAATTTCCGGATTTGGCGGAAGCTTGATGTCTTCTCTCCATCGGAAGCCAAGTATATCAGTCGGTGCGTCTGGTGCACTTCTCGGACTTTTGGGGTCCATGCTTTCCGAGCTCCTCGTCAACTGGACAATCTATACAAATAAGGTAAACAGCACAAGTAAACTGTCAATTTCTGCAAGCTGATTTAGATTCTAAATTTATGTTACTAAGAAAATTTCTAAACCTGTCAAATTCAGTGTTCAGCGATAAGCACCCTCCTGCTAGTTATTGGGCTGAATCTAGCCCTTGGTTTCATTCCTCACGTGGACAATTCAGCTCATATTGGAGGATTTATTTCCGGACTTCTTCTTGGATTTATTCTTCTAATGCGTCCTCAATACGGATATGTAAACCACAGGTATATACCTGCAGGATACGACATCAAAACGAAATCCAAGCACAAGTGCTACCAATATCTATTGTTGATTACAGCATTCATTATCTTAATCGCCGGGTAAATGACTAAACTTTCATAACATAAAATCCGAACTACAATAGGTAAATCTAAATTGAAACTATCAGTTTTAGCTAATAAATGTTATTTCGGCAGATACATATGGGGTTTGGCTACTCTGTACAATGGACATAGAGTGCAGATACCTCAAAACTTCAATTTATGAGCTAGTTCTTCAAAGAGCCCAAGACTGGAGAAAGCACGCTTTTGTTCTATTATGTACACTTCTACTGACATATAAGTTGCTAGTATTTCGCACATGCTTCTGTATTGAACTATTAGATATAGAATTGCTGACAGTTTTGCATGTGTACTTATGTATATTTCTGTTAATTGTAATCTTCTTCTCACCAATAGTGAAATTCTTACTAAAATATACAGGTATATATGTCTTGTGAATCAACCTGAAAGGACTATAACAGAGCCTTAAGAATACATTCCTGAATATAGCCTTGGTCTCTTGCGGTATTGGCACTTGATAACTGACTCACCTTTTCaatctatgttgcacggaaatggACAtgctaaaatagaaaaagttaaAACGGGAAACAATATGTAACCATAAATTAAGCACTGTCAATTGCTCCTACATAATCCTCTTCTGTCAATTGCAGAACAATAAGAACTTCCACAATAAGATAATATCTgcttatttttaaactttcaacCAAAAAGCCTCTATGATGTTGCAAGACACTAAAGAAGCAGCTGATAGATGTTCTTAAATTCTGCCAgcaaaaatacttaaaaccTAGTAGTAACCTGATTCATGTATCAATAATTGTTTTAGCTACAATTATACAGACTGATAATCAATAGTTGATAACAAATCAACCTTAACAAACATCTATTCATATGTACGGCGGAGAAATTACTGCCTAGCATGATCCCTTACACAACCATCTAGGATCGAAAAGATTAGAATATTTATTCTAGTTCCATCTGTCTAGCAGTTAAATCAGGAAGCACAAAAATTTAGCACAAATAATATTACATTGCTATATCCAAAATGATCATAGTTGCACACGTTTAATCCTTTGAGACAACTGAGAACAACTAAAACTTTTTAATGTAGACTATACAATATACATTCACATTATCAAATGACTGATCTTCAATTTCAATCATAATATATCTCGCATGATTCTGAGCGACCAAATATTGTGTAACGATTGTTTGCAACATTGTCATAAACAAAATCCTTTATGAACCTGTAACCACCCAAAATAGATAATTTCAGACTAATGGAACACCTACTGCTGATTCAGGTAATTACTAATCAAATTGACTTAAAAAAAGGGGCTGCGCCAGGTGCAAGGGATTGACTTACAAAGGTACAAACTGTAGGAAAAACGCTAGCTGGGGAAAAGGCAAGTCAATGTATTCCATTATCTTCAATACAGCAGCAGACTTGATATATGATCTAAGATTCACCACAAAGTTTGCATTAGCTTTCTGAACTCTAACCGTTATTTTTTCT
This window of the Mercurialis annua linkage group LG5, ddMerAnnu1.2, whole genome shotgun sequence genome carries:
- the LOC126682934 gene encoding probable aspartic protease At2g35615, which encodes MAAFVSVTLFVSIVVVLSAFSLAESRRSAGFSVNLIHRDSPVSPLYNPKNTRFDRLRNSFHRSILRASRFKPALIQSDIVPGGGEYLMRISIGTPPVETLAIADTGSDLIWIQCQPCEMCYNQTYSPIFDPRQSTSYRSVICGTKFCNELDSQARSCDARGFVRTCGYTYSYGDQSFSDGHLAVERLGLGSPVHSQKIAFGCGTKNGGTFDELGSGIIGLGGGSMSLISQLGTKISRKFSYCLIPTSEKSNLNTTSKISFGTDIKISGTDDNLVSTPLVPKKPDTYYYLTLEAISVGNKTLPYTNLWNGNVVNGNIIIDSGTTLTFLDSEFFSELEPAIEEAVKAERVSDPHGQFSMCFRDEKEIDLPVITVHFSNADVELQAVNTFAKVEEDLVCFTMIPSNDIAIFGNLAQMNFLVGYDLEKKSVSFLPTDCTKH
- the LOC126682507 gene encoding RHOMBOID-like protein 5; translation: MGKGPPRPDIEVGAYAKRPPPPPPPPLLEKWRPWLVPLIFAVNITTFVYTMYVNDCPANTGADKCLLYDLLERFSFQPLQENPVLGPSVVTLQHLGALDPVLIVKNGEAWRFFSCIWLHAGVVHLITNMASLLFIGIRLEEEFGFLRIGLLYVISGFGGSLMSSLHRKPSISVGASGALLGLLGSMLSELLVNWTIYTNKCSAISTLLLVIGLNLALGFIPHVDNSAHIGGFISGLLLGFILLMRPQYGYVNHRYIPAGYDIKTKSKHKCYQYLLLITAFIILIAGYIWGLATLYNGHRVQIPQNFNL